TATATGCTTGAAAATCAAAATATTATACCACTTTTTTATTGGTCCTATCCCTTGAGAAAAAATAAACACCTTCTTGCCAAATAGCTTGGCAAGAAAAATTTGAAAGAGGTAATAATAAAGACTTCTGTTGCTTGTCTCATTTTGAAAAAGACTTCCTCCACCGGAAATAAATATATCACATCTTTTTATGGTTTTTACAACTTCCCAAATCTTTTTTCTATTGACAGAGTCTACACTGTAAATCTTGCTTGTCAGTTGTGGTCTTGATGAAAGAACAACAACATTTAAATCTTCATTTTCTTGTCTTTCATATTCTCTCAGCCTATCTATCAAAACCCTTAGTATGGCTTCATCACCAGTATTCAATTGTCCATAATATCCTGATATTACAATATTCTTCATTCTTTTTTCTCACCCAAATTTATTATTTTGAATAAACTCAAGTTTTATTGCAGAAAATAAACCTTGAAAGTTGCAAATTAAAATCAAAATGGAGGTATTGAAAATGCCAGACAGAATCACATGCAATGTATCAGACTGCATGTACTGGGATAACAAAAGATGCACCGCTCCATCTATCGAAGTCTCTGTAGATGGCGGCGGGTCTTCTGCTCAGGGAACAAAAGAAAAAACAAATTGCCACACTTACCAGCTCAGAAGATAGTGCCTATCTTTTTACTTCACTTCCATAAGGACAGACCCTCATGCATATGCCGCACACCTGACCACGACCGATGAATTTAAACTTTTCCTTCATGTAACTGCTGCATGCATGGGGGTCTATCATCTCGTTTCTCTTAATACCTAAATACCATGTCCTTCCGTAGATTGCCTGTGCAGGACAGCTCACAACACAAAGATTACAATCTCCACATTTTGGCTTAATAATATTATTTCTAATTCCATTTTCTGGTTTATATGTTGTTAAAATTGTACCCAGTCGCACGCGTGGTCCAAATCTTTCATGAACAAAGAGGTTACTCTTGCCAATAAACCCCATGCCAGACAGTACCGCTCCTATCTTGTGTGACAGCACACCTGAAAACCCATTGTCCTTACCGTGGACACTTTGTGATGCAGCAACGCTCATGGCAAAATATCCTTCTGATTCTAAAAACAGCACACCTTTTAAAGTCAAAAGGTCAATGAGGTTGTTTACAGTTTTGTAGTGATGATAGTATGTAAACGTCGGTGAGTCTATAATCTCGTTGACAATAGCATCTGAAAGCTTTATAACCACTGTTATACATGTTTTAAATATCTTTAGCTCTTCTGGAAGGTATGGATTTATAAAAGAAAACCCTACATCACTTGCACCCTCGGAAATTAACATCTTTTTGAGCTCTTCTAAAAGCATTTTCCAATCAACTCTCTTTATTAGCTAAAATATAAAATTCAAGACTTCCTCTATATTTGACATACCAAAGACTTCAATCATACCATCATTTTGGATCGCTTCCATATTTCTTTTTGGAATTATTGCTCTTTTAAATCCCAGCTTTTTTGCTTCATTCAATCTTTTTTCTATATTAGACACAGCTCTAATCTCGCCTGTCAAACCCACTTCACCTATTAATACAGTATCTCCAATGGGAACCCCTTTATAACTTGAAGCTATGGCACATACAATAGCAAGGTCTGCTGAGGGCTCTGAAACCTTAAATCCACCTGCTACATTTACATATATATCCTGAACATTTAACGCAAATCCCATCTTCTTTTCAAGCACAGCACAGAGCATCACGCATCTGTTATAATCAATTCCAGTCACTGTCCTTCTTGGCGTGCCAAAAGATGTTGGAGTTACAAGTGCCTGTATCTCTAAAAGAATAGACCTTGTTCCTTCTATTGCTGAGTAAATAGCAACACCCTCAACATTGTAGGAGCTTTCCAAAAAAATGCTTGAAGGATTTTTTACCTCAACAAGTCCACCGTCTGTCATCTCAAAAATTCCAAGCTGGTTTGTAGGACCAAATCTATTTTTGTAAGCTCTGATTACTCTATAAGTGTTAAACCTCTCTCCTTCAAAATACAAAACACAGTCAACCATGTGTTCCAAAACCCTTGGTCCTGCAATAAGACCATCTTTTGTGACATGCCCCACAATTACAGCTGTTATTTTATACGTCTTTGCAATTTTCAAAAGCTGCATTGTCACATCTCTGACCTGGGTTACACTTCCAGGTGCTGACTGGTTTTCTGGTATATACATGGTTTGTATAGAATCAATTATAACAAACTCTGGTTTTGTTTCCAAGATAATATTTTTTATCAAATCAAAATTGGTTTCACACACAACATCAAAATTCCCATCTATATTGAGCCTTTGAGCCCTAAGTTTTAGCTGATTTGCTCCTTCCTCGCCTGATACATATAAAACCTTCATTCTTTCGCTTAATATATTTGCAACCTGCAAAAGCAAAGTTGACTTTCCAATCCCCGGCTCACCACCAAGCAAAATGAGCTCTCCCTTTACAAATCCGCCACCAAGGACATTGTCCAGCTCTTCTATGCCAGATAAAAATCTTTCTTCTTTTGTGCTGACATTAGAAAGTTTTAATACTGCTGAATTCTCTTTTGTAATAGAGATAGTTTCTTTTTTGTTTTGGTCCATTCTTTCAAGCACAAAGGTATCCCAGCTTGAACAGTTTGGACATCTTCCAAGCCATTTTGAGGTTCTAAAGCCGCACTCCTGGCAAACATAAATGCTTTTTGTTTTCATTTTAGTTTCTCCTTAAAATCATTTCAAATCCACATGATATATTTTTATCACATTTTCACCCTTTTATAAAG
The sequence above is drawn from the Caldicellulosiruptor bescii DSM 6725 genome and encodes:
- a CDS encoding DUF1540 domain-containing protein, producing MPDRITCNVSDCMYWDNKRCTAPSIEVSVDGGGSSAQGTKEKTNCHTYQLRR
- a CDS encoding 4Fe-4S double cluster binding domain-containing protein, which gives rise to MLLEELKKMLISEGASDVGFSFINPYLPEELKIFKTCITVVIKLSDAIVNEIIDSPTFTYYHHYKTVNNLIDLLTLKGVLFLESEGYFAMSVAASQSVHGKDNGFSGVLSHKIGAVLSGMGFIGKSNLFVHERFGPRVRLGTILTTYKPENGIRNNIIKPKCGDCNLCVVSCPAQAIYGRTWYLGIKRNEMIDPHACSSYMKEKFKFIGRGQVCGICMRVCPYGSEVKR
- the radA gene encoding DNA repair protein RadA encodes the protein MKTKSIYVCQECGFRTSKWLGRCPNCSSWDTFVLERMDQNKKETISITKENSAVLKLSNVSTKEERFLSGIEELDNVLGGGFVKGELILLGGEPGIGKSTLLLQVANILSERMKVLYVSGEEGANQLKLRAQRLNIDGNFDVVCETNFDLIKNIILETKPEFVIIDSIQTMYIPENQSAPGSVTQVRDVTMQLLKIAKTYKITAVIVGHVTKDGLIAGPRVLEHMVDCVLYFEGERFNTYRVIRAYKNRFGPTNQLGIFEMTDGGLVEVKNPSSIFLESSYNVEGVAIYSAIEGTRSILLEIQALVTPTSFGTPRRTVTGIDYNRCVMLCAVLEKKMGFALNVQDIYVNVAGGFKVSEPSADLAIVCAIASSYKGVPIGDTVLIGEVGLTGEIRAVSNIEKRLNEAKKLGFKRAIIPKRNMEAIQNDGMIEVFGMSNIEEVLNFIF